A portion of the Desulfosoma caldarium genome contains these proteins:
- a CDS encoding 2-oxoacid:acceptor oxidoreductase subunit alpha has translation MVSGPSFWGKQVLLQGNEAMVEGALAAGCTFFAGYPITPATEISEVMSVKLPAVGGTFIQMEDEIASMGAIIGASLAGAKSMTATSGPGFSLMQENLGFACVAEVPCVVVNVMRGGPSTGLPTNVAQGDVMQARWGTHGDHPIIVLAVSSTADCFDITVKAFNLAEKYRTPVIILSDEVVGHTREKIRIPHPEEIEVVDRIRPNMPPEWYIPYEDNSRGVPPMGIFGDGYRYHVTGLIHDVRGFPTQRADEIVPFLTRIHRKISQNFFDILMVDTELADDAELLVIAYGSVARSARRAVREARERGVRAGLLQLITLWPFPRQILEPYLKKVRAVLVPEMNMGQVSRELKRINQGMTRVETLNRIDGNLITPAEILVRLLKM, from the coding sequence ATTGTGAGTGGTCCAAGTTTTTGGGGAAAACAGGTGCTGCTGCAGGGCAACGAAGCCATGGTAGAAGGCGCTCTGGCTGCCGGCTGCACCTTCTTTGCCGGCTATCCCATTACGCCGGCGACGGAAATCAGTGAAGTCATGTCCGTGAAACTCCCGGCCGTGGGCGGCACTTTCATTCAGATGGAAGACGAAATCGCCAGCATGGGGGCCATCATCGGTGCGTCCCTGGCGGGAGCCAAATCTATGACGGCCACAAGCGGCCCCGGATTTTCACTGATGCAGGAAAACCTGGGTTTTGCCTGCGTGGCCGAAGTACCCTGTGTTGTGGTGAATGTCATGCGAGGTGGTCCCAGCACGGGTCTTCCCACCAATGTGGCGCAGGGAGATGTGATGCAAGCGCGTTGGGGCACCCACGGGGATCATCCCATCATCGTGTTGGCCGTTTCCAGCACCGCGGATTGTTTCGACATCACCGTGAAGGCTTTTAATCTGGCGGAAAAATATCGCACGCCGGTTATCATTCTTTCCGACGAAGTGGTGGGGCACACGCGGGAAAAAATCCGTATTCCACACCCGGAAGAAATCGAAGTGGTGGACCGCATCCGCCCTAACATGCCTCCGGAATGGTACATCCCCTACGAAGACAATAGCCGCGGCGTGCCGCCCATGGGCATCTTTGGCGACGGGTATCGGTATCACGTGACCGGATTGATTCACGATGTGCGGGGCTTTCCCACGCAAAGGGCCGATGAAATCGTGCCTTTTTTGACCCGCATTCATCGAAAGATTTCCCAGAATTTTTTTGACATTCTCATGGTGGACACGGAACTGGCCGACGATGCCGAGCTCCTCGTCATTGCCTACGGCTCCGTGGCCCGTTCGGCTCGGCGCGCCGTGCGAGAGGCGCGGGAGCGCGGCGTGCGTGCGGGGCTGCTGCAGCTTATCACCCTGTGGCCCTTTCCCCGGCAGATACTGGAACCCTATCTCAAGAAGGTCAGAGCCGTGCTGGTGCCGGAAATGAACATGGGCCAGGTGTCCCGGGAACTTAAACGCATTAATCAGGGCATGACGCGCGTGGAAACCTTAAACCGCATCGACGGCAACCTCATCACCCCCGCCGAAATTCTGGTGCGGCTGCTGAAGATGTGA